A single region of the Gossypium arboreum isolate Shixiya-1 chromosome 12, ASM2569848v2, whole genome shotgun sequence genome encodes:
- the LOC108478613 gene encoding agamous-like MADS-box protein TM6 isoform X3, translating into MGRGKIEIKRIENATNRQVTYSKRRNGIFKKAQELTVLCDAKVSLIMFSSTGKFHEFISPNISTKAFFDLYQKTTGTDLWISHYEKMQENYRRLKEINKKLRREIRQRMGGDVDDLNIKELQALEAKMDSSLVAIRDRKYHVIKTQTDTHKKKVRNLEERHANLVFDLETKLDQQDGIVESEGYYNEAANGASNLHALRLYQIHHPNLVLHHGGRFGSNDLRLA; encoded by the exons ATGGGTCGTGGCAAGATCGAGATCAAGAGGATTGAAAACGCTACAAACAGACAAGTGACCTATTCCAAGAGAAGAAATGGTATTTTCAAGAAAGCCCAAGAGCTCACTGTTCTATGTGATGCTAAGGTTTCACTCATCATGTTCTCCAGCACTGGGAAATTCCACGAGTTCATCAGCCCTAATATCTC GACAAAGGCGTTTTTTGATCTTTATCAAAAGACTACAGGCACCGATCTCTGGATCTCCCACTACGAG AAAATGCAAGAAAACTACAGAAGGCTGAAGGAGATCAACAAGAAGTTAAGAAGAGAGATCAG GCAGAGGATGGGTGGAGATGTGGATGATCTTAACATTAAGGAATTGCAAGCTCTTGAGGCTAAGATGGATTCTTCCTTGGTGGCTATACGTGACAGAAAG TACCATGTCATTAAAACGCAAACCGACACACACAAAAAGAAG GTTAGGAACTTGGAGGAAAGACATGCAAATCTTGTCTTCGACTTG GAGACAAAGCTTGACCAACAGGATGGAATAGTTGAAAGTGAAGGATACTATAATGAAGCAGCAAATGGAGCCTCTAACTTACATGCTCTTCGCCTGTATCAAATCCACCACCCTAATCTTGTTCTTCACCATGGAGGACGATTTGGTTCCAATGATCTTCGTCTTGCTTGA
- the LOC108478613 gene encoding agamous-like MADS-box protein TM6 isoform X2: protein MGRGKIEIKRIENATNRQVTYSKRRNGIFKKAQELTVLCDAKVSLIMFSSTGKFHEFISPNISTKAFFDLYQKTTGTDLWISHYELYALFVCQKMQENYRRLKEINKKLRREIRQRMGGDVDDLNIKELQALEAKMDSSLVAIRDRKYHVIKTQTDTHKKKVRNLEERHANLVFDLTKLDQQDGIVESEGYYNEAANGASNLHALRLYQIHHPNLVLHHGGRFGSNDLRLA from the exons ATGGGTCGTGGCAAGATCGAGATCAAGAGGATTGAAAACGCTACAAACAGACAAGTGACCTATTCCAAGAGAAGAAATGGTATTTTCAAGAAAGCCCAAGAGCTCACTGTTCTATGTGATGCTAAGGTTTCACTCATCATGTTCTCCAGCACTGGGAAATTCCACGAGTTCATCAGCCCTAATATCTC GACAAAGGCGTTTTTTGATCTTTATCAAAAGACTACAGGCACCGATCTCTGGATCTCCCACTACGAG TTGTACGCTTTGTTTGTTTGCCAGAAAATGCAAGAAAACTACAGAAGGCTGAAGGAGATCAACAAGAAGTTAAGAAGAGAGATCAG GCAGAGGATGGGTGGAGATGTGGATGATCTTAACATTAAGGAATTGCAAGCTCTTGAGGCTAAGATGGATTCTTCCTTGGTGGCTATACGTGACAGAAAG TACCATGTCATTAAAACGCAAACCGACACACACAAAAAGAAG GTTAGGAACTTGGAGGAAAGACATGCAAATCTTGTCTTCGACTTG ACAAAGCTTGACCAACAGGATGGAATAGTTGAAAGTGAAGGATACTATAATGAAGCAGCAAATGGAGCCTCTAACTTACATGCTCTTCGCCTGTATCAAATCCACCACCCTAATCTTGTTCTTCACCATGGAGGACGATTTGGTTCCAATGATCTTCGTCTTGCTTGA
- the LOC108478613 gene encoding agamous-like MADS-box protein TM6 isoform X1, protein MGRGKIEIKRIENATNRQVTYSKRRNGIFKKAQELTVLCDAKVSLIMFSSTGKFHEFISPNISTKAFFDLYQKTTGTDLWISHYELYALFVCQKMQENYRRLKEINKKLRREIRQRMGGDVDDLNIKELQALEAKMDSSLVAIRDRKYHVIKTQTDTHKKKVRNLEERHANLVFDLETKLDQQDGIVESEGYYNEAANGASNLHALRLYQIHHPNLVLHHGGRFGSNDLRLA, encoded by the exons ATGGGTCGTGGCAAGATCGAGATCAAGAGGATTGAAAACGCTACAAACAGACAAGTGACCTATTCCAAGAGAAGAAATGGTATTTTCAAGAAAGCCCAAGAGCTCACTGTTCTATGTGATGCTAAGGTTTCACTCATCATGTTCTCCAGCACTGGGAAATTCCACGAGTTCATCAGCCCTAATATCTC GACAAAGGCGTTTTTTGATCTTTATCAAAAGACTACAGGCACCGATCTCTGGATCTCCCACTACGAG TTGTACGCTTTGTTTGTTTGCCAGAAAATGCAAGAAAACTACAGAAGGCTGAAGGAGATCAACAAGAAGTTAAGAAGAGAGATCAG GCAGAGGATGGGTGGAGATGTGGATGATCTTAACATTAAGGAATTGCAAGCTCTTGAGGCTAAGATGGATTCTTCCTTGGTGGCTATACGTGACAGAAAG TACCATGTCATTAAAACGCAAACCGACACACACAAAAAGAAG GTTAGGAACTTGGAGGAAAGACATGCAAATCTTGTCTTCGACTTG GAGACAAAGCTTGACCAACAGGATGGAATAGTTGAAAGTGAAGGATACTATAATGAAGCAGCAAATGGAGCCTCTAACTTACATGCTCTTCGCCTGTATCAAATCCACCACCCTAATCTTGTTCTTCACCATGGAGGACGATTTGGTTCCAATGATCTTCGTCTTGCTTGA